From Bacteroidota bacterium:
AACATACATCAAAGCTATCAATACCAAAGCCGATGGAAAAGCGTATGTCGATTCCGGTTCGGTGATGGAAAAAATATGGGCACAACGGGCGGGAATCGGTTGGCAGGGAAAACATTCCATTCTTATCTCACCACAATTTGGCTCTTGGTTTTTTATTGGAATAATTTTTATAAATCTTGAACTCGAAGCCGATAATAATTTAAATGATCAGTGCGGCGATTGTACGTTATGTATTGATGCGTGCCCTACCAACGCAATAGTTGAACCTTATGTTTTAGATGCCAGGAAGTGCATTTCTTATCAAACAATCGAAAACAAAGGGACGATGGAGCCGGAGTTAACTGATAACTATCAAAACTGGATATATGGCTGCGATATATGCCAGGATGTTTGTCCGTGGAACCAAAAGTTTGCAACTGTAACAAAAATTTCGGAATTTTATCCTCGAGAATACAACATTTATCCGAATCTTTCTGAGCTTGAAAGCATCTCATCAGAGCAATTTATGGAGAAGTTCAAAAATTCTCCTATCAAAAGAATCAAACATAAAAAATTCATAGAGAACATAGAAGCAGTTACAGAAAAATAAAAAGGAAAGTGAAGATGAACGAAAAACATCATAAAGTAATAATAATCGGTTCAGGACCAGCAGGATTTACTGCGGCGATATACACAGGACGTGCAAATCTAAATCCGCTTCTCTTTGAGGGTAGCCAACCCGGTGGACAGCTTACGATAACCACCGAGGTTGAAAACTATCCCGGTTTTCCTGATGGAGTGATGGGACCCGAGATGATGGATTTGTTCCGCAAGCAAGCTGAAAAATTTGGTACTGTTTGCGAGACTATTGAGATCACTAAAGTTGATTTTAGTACAAAACCATTTAAGGTTTGGGCAGGCGATGAAATCTATACCGCCGATGCAGTTATTATTGCCACCGGCGCTCGTGCGAAATTGTTGGACATTGAATCGGAGAAAAAGTATTTTGGTTACGGAGTATCAGCTTGTGCTACTTGCGATGGATTTTTCTTTAAAGGTTTGGAAGTTGCGATAGTTGGCGGGGGAGATACTGCTTTAGAGGAAGCAATATTTTTAACAAAGTTTGCTTCCAAAGTAACTCTTATACACAGACGAAACGAGTTGCGTGCATCCAAAATTATGCGTGAGCGAGTACAGCAAAATCCCAAAATTTCTTTCTTGTGGGACTCAGTTGTCGAAGAAGTTTTAGGTAAAGAAGAAGCCGGCAGAAAAGCGATGACAGGTTTGAAAATAAAAAATGTAAAGACAGGCGCAATAACCGAAATGAAAGCCGTGGGCTTGTTCATTGCAATCGGACACGAGCCAAACACATCAATCTTCAAAGGCCAGATTGATATGTACGAAACAGGTTACATAAAACTTATCGGCAAAGGGACTGCAACAAATATTCCCGGAGTTTTTGCAGCAGGCGATGTCGCAGATTCGGTCTATCGCCAGGCAGTTACAGCCGCAGGTTCAGGTTGCGCTGCCGCAATTGATGTAGAGAGATATTTGGAAGGTTTACATTAGGATTTAATGTCTTGAGATTTGAATTTAATATCTGCTTACTCGATAACAAATGAAGGTAGGGGGTTATGAACAAAAAAAAGAGAAAAGCACAACAAGTCAGAGCAACATATGGCTCAATAATAGGAGCCATTTGTTTTTACCTAATCTCGTATGGATTGAGTTTCCCGCCTTTTTAACAAAAAACCCTACCCTCGCACGCAAAATATTTTCATGCTCTATTGACAATTATAGGACTATTGATTACCTTTGCATCGAACATTTTTTTATATAAATACAAACAACTCAAGCAAAGGAGTACGGTTATGAAAACATTAGTTTTATCCGCCATCGGCGGATTGCTGCTCACCTTTTCATTTACTCAACTTAATTCACAAGTTCTTGCAATTTTTGAAGGAGGTGATTAGCGGAAGTAATTGAAAGCATGTTCTCAATTAAATAATACTCATTTAAATAAAAAGGAAATAATACAATGAAAAAGTTAGAATTAATACTTCTTATTGCGCTTACTCTAGCGGCGGGTTTCGGATATTCTCAGACCACGACTGAGTATTTCGACCCGCGCGGTAAGCCATTATACCCCGACTTCGACCCTAAAACGGGTGGTGTGAAAAACATTCGCGGGTTCTCTGAGCACATTAAAAATTATGGGCTTACGAAGAATCAGTTGACAAAAGAATCTCTTGATAAGTTTGCAAGAAGACTCATCGATGATTACTCGAAGATACTTAAAATTACATCAAAAGACTTACGAGCAAATACTATTGATACGAGTGGTGATTTGCAGGGTGCATCGTATGAGCAGCTATATAAAGGAATTCGTATTGTAGGAAGCGAATTCGGAATTACTGTTGGCATACGAGGAGATATAAGTTTTGGCGGAAAAATATTTCCTCTAGTGCAATGCCCCACAACTCCATCTATTCCATCTGAAACTGCAGTCAAGATCGCAGAGAGTGATTCTGGTGGAAGTGGACATGGTAAACCTATGCTGGCAATAATTCCGGTAGAGAACGATAGTACATATGAATACCGGCTTGCCTGGACCGTTTATATTGGTCTTCATGGCTACAAAAATTACCGCTATCACATCGATGCCTCTGACGGAAAAGTGTTAAGGAGAGTAAAAAGTTGGGTGGAAGCCCGACCATCTCAAGGCGATCAAGGGAATCTTAATCAACGTAATAACCAGAAGCGTCAAAGTAAGAAACGGTCTCTGAGTTTGTCACCTTTGCAGTCGAGTACTCTGTCATATCCAACATCATCGCCTGGTGTTCTTAGTATTCCGGTCGGCAGTGGTATTAGTGGAAGAGTAACAGGACGCTATTGGACTCGTTATCACAGGTCTGCCGATCTCTCGCCAATTATCGGTTTCTATTCAACATACATTGATGCTTATCCTGATCCCGAAGATGAAAATTTAGATTTTATGATTCCTTGGATTGAAACCGATACATAAAACTTATTGGCAATGGAACAGCAACAAATATTCCCGGAGTTTTTGCGGCGGGCGATGTCGCGGATTCTGTTTACAGACAAGCTGTAACTGCTGCTGGTTCAGGTTGTGCCGCAGCAATTGATGTAGAGAGATATTTAGAAAGTTTACCCCGATAGAGAACGTAGTTCTCTGACGGGGTTTACATTAGGATAAAATATTATCCGGACAGGTTTCGGAATATTCAATCCGAAAAAATAAACGGTTTCTCATATTGGAGACATTTTTTCTTATTATCCCCTGATTCTACAGCTAGGGCAGGTTTGTTTGAGGTTAAAGGAATAACTGATTTAACTATTTCAACCGCCTGAGTCTGGCGGGCTCAAAGTTTTAGAAACAATTGATTTTTATTTTATACTTTTGTATATAGAAAGGAATAAAAAATGAAGAAAGGGACAAGAATGAAAAAACTGAATTTATTACTTTACTTTTTGCTGCTGACGATAAACGCAAATGGGAATGGTTTAGATGATAAAAATATAAGTATGGAAAATTCTGGTCCTCCGATTATCCGAGAATATTATGCGAAGGCAATTACAACTACTTCTGCTGTATTGTGGGCACATTTTTCTCCGAACGGATCTAAATTGTTCGTTTGGTTTGAATGGGGAACTACAGCTTCGTATGGAAATACTACAGTAATTGCAGAATTTGAAGATGCTCAATATGCTGGACCTTCCTATTATAAACTAAATGAGTTAATTCCAAATACAATTTATCATTTCCGGGTCGTGGCTGAAAATATATTTGGTCGTACCACAAGTGAAGATCGTACGTTCATAACAATGCCACCTACCGTAATTACTTTACCGATTGATAGTTTTGCAACGACATCAGCTCGCTTGATGGGAAGGATTAATCCCAATGGTCAACCGACTTCAGCTTATTTTATGTGGAAAGCAGTTGATGAGTTCAACTGGTTATTTACCCCGGTGCAAAATATCAGTGCTGGTGTTACAAATGTAGAAATTTCAAGTTCGATAGATAGGCTAATACCCGATGTAAGCTATTTTGTTAGAGCAGTAGCGTATAATTCAGATATGTCTGATGTAATAAAAATTGGGAACCTACAAACTTTCACAACTTTGATAGATCCCAATTCAGGTGGTTTTGCAATATCTATCCAGATGAAAGATAGTACAGGTTATCCTACTCATGCACAGAGAAAATTTGGTCTTCATACTCACGCTTCATATTGTATTGACGAAGCACTGGGAGAATTTTTTTTACCACCAATGCCACCCACTGACGCGGCAGAAGGCAGATTTATTGATCCTCGAACGGGCTATAGTGCTTGCATGGACCAGGGAATGTATCTGGATCTTCGGAAGTATGAAAACCCAACGCAAGTGGATACGTACAAGTACAAATTTCAAATTGGGTCATTTGCTTATCCAATTAATTTTGTTTGGCAAGACCTTAATGCTAACTATAGTGGAGCTGTTAGGTTACTATTTCCTTTGAACGGAAGCGTTTTCAATATAAATATGAAACA
This genomic window contains:
- the trxB gene encoding thioredoxin-disulfide reductase gives rise to the protein MNEKHHKVIIIGSGPAGFTAAIYTGRANLNPLLFEGSQPGGQLTITTEVENYPGFPDGVMGPEMMDLFRKQAEKFGTVCETIEITKVDFSTKPFKVWAGDEIYTADAVIIATGARAKLLDIESEKKYFGYGVSACATCDGFFFKGLEVAIVGGGDTALEEAIFLTKFASKVTLIHRRNELRASKIMRERVQQNPKISFLWDSVVEEVLGKEEAGRKAMTGLKIKNVKTGAITEMKAVGLFIAIGHEPNTSIFKGQIDMYETGYIKLIGKGTATNIPGVFAAGDVADSVYRQAVTAAGSGCAAAIDVERYLEGLH
- the queG gene encoding tRNA epoxyqueuosine(34) reductase QueG, translating into MLVTKEKIKQHALNLGFSKIGFANPEKLEVEGRKLAEWLSNNYHGDMKWMEEDIEKRLDPKLIFPKVKSVIVLAANYYSDIRRSKDIGVGKISRYAWGDDYHIVVKNKLNTLLTYIKAINTKADGKAYVDSGSVMEKIWAQRAGIGWQGKHSILISPQFGSWFFIGIIFINLELEADNNLNDQCGDCTLCIDACPTNAIVEPYVLDARKCISYQTIENKGTMEPELTDNYQNWIYGCDICQDVCPWNQKFATVTKISEFYPREYNIYPNLSELESISSEQFMEKFKNSPIKRIKHKKFIENIEAVTEK
- a CDS encoding T9SS type A sorting domain-containing protein; protein product: MKKGTRMKKLNLLLYFLLLTINANGNGLDDKNISMENSGPPIIREYYAKAITTTSAVLWAHFSPNGSKLFVWFEWGTTASYGNTTVIAEFEDAQYAGPSYYKLNELIPNTIYHFRVVAENIFGRTTSEDRTFITMPPTVITLPIDSFATTSARLMGRINPNGQPTSAYFMWKAVDEFNWLFTPVQNISAGVTNVEISSSIDRLIPDVSYFVRAVAYNSDMSDVIKIGNLQTFTTLIDPNSGGFAISIQMKDSTGYPTHAQRKFGLHTHASYCIDEALGEFFLPPMPPTDAAEGRFIDPRTGYSACMDQGMYLDLRKYENPTQVDTYKYKFQIGSFAYPINFVWQDLNANYSGAVRLLFPLNGSVFNINMKQQTSFTLTEEDINLFYIIAEGPRNNIWAKVNTVSQNSAVLVGKFNPNGFPTEGWFEWGITKIYDKITTKQDLGNIYNPIFYSEALDSIQPNVTYYFRAVAKNQLGTLFGIDQMFTISPEVSVKEKELLPKSFILEQNYPNPFNPTTNIKFSIPVKSHVDIRIFDVLGRVVTTLLNESKDAGNFEVEFNGTSLANGIYFYKIKAVGVNEPSKTFVQVRKMLLIK